From the genome of Corallococcus macrosporus DSM 14697:
AGGGCGCCGCGCTGAGCGGGACGGCGCCGCGGCCAAAGGTCCAGAGGATGACGAGGGAGACGGTGGTGACGCCCACGGCGAGCCAGCCCGCGGTCCCGAAGCCCACCAGCGCTCCGCCTGGCGCGGTGACCAGCAGCATCCCGCTGGCCCACGCCGCGAGCCCGGAGGCCCCGTCGCTGGCGGCCATGTTCATGGCCATGTAGCGCCCGCGCAGCGGCGGCGGCACCTTCGCGGAGATGAGCGCGAGGGTGGGGATGGGCCGCGTGGACGTCATGGACATGAAGAGGACGAAGGCGACCATCACCACCGGTAGCGGCGAGGCGGGGAGGTGCGAGAAGCCCAGGTGCGGCACCATGGTGCCCACCAGCAGCGCCGCGAGCACCCGCGCGGGGCCGAAGCGGTCCACCCAGCGGCCCACCTGACGGGCCGCGAGCAACGTGGCGGCGCCGCCGGCCAGGTACACCCAGGGCAGGTCGGTCTGCTTCAGCCCGAGGTTCCCGACCATGAACGCGCTCAGGTACGGAATCAGCAGGAAGCTGGAGAAGGCGACGCTGAAGGTCAGCAGCCAGCCCAGCGCGAAGCCCGGCGTGAAGAGCGCCGTGACGGGCGGGCCCTGCCGCTCCGGGCCCGAGCTGACGTGCGCGTCCAGCCGCGGGAGCACGGCGAAGAGCCCGCACCACAGCAGCGCGCCGAGCATGCCAATGGCCCAGAAGGGCGCGCGCCAGCCCAGCAGGTTGGCCATGCCCAGGCTCAGGGGCACGCCCGCCACGGCGGACAACCCGAGCGACGACATCACCGTGCCAATGGCCCGGCCGCGGCGCTCGCCGGGGATGGTGTCCGCGAGGATGGACATGATGACGGCGCCCATGAGCCCCGCGCAGCCTCCCGCGATGCTCCGGGCCATCAGCAGCCACGCGTGGCTCTGCGCCGCGCCGCAGGCCAGCGTGGCCGTGATGAACCCCCCCAGGATGGCCAGCAACGTGCTTCTGCGGCCGAACCTGTCGACCCACGCGAGCCCCAGCACGCCCATGGCGGCGGAGGCCAACGTGTAGGAGGACACCAGGGTTCCGAACTGCGCGGCTGACAGGTTGAACAGCCGCATGAACTCCGGACCCAGCGGCAGGACGATCATGAAGTCCAGCAGGTGGGTGAACTGCACGCCCGCCAGCAGCAGGATGAGCAGACGCTCCTGTCGCGGTGAGAACGAAGCGGTCACGAGAGGCTCCAGCAAGGCACGGTGATTTCAGGCCGCACGGGCTTCGTGCGAGCGGACGGAGGGCATGGACTCCGCGACGAGGAAGGCCAGTTGCAGCGCCTGGTCCGCGTTGAGGCGCGGGTCGCAGTGGGTGTGGTAGCGGCTGCAGAGGTCGTCCTCCGTCACCGGCTGGGGGCCGCCCAGGCACTCGGTGACGTTCTGCCCGGTCATCTCCAGGTGCAGGCCTCCGGGGTGGACGCCCTCGGCGGCGGCCGCGTCCATGAAGCCGCACACCTCCGTGAGGATGCGGTCGAAGGAGCGCGTCTTGTAGCCGTTGCCCGCCTTGTGGGTGTTGCCGTGCATCGGGTCGATGGACCAGATGACGGGGCGGCCGTCGCGGCGGGTGGCGGCCATCAGCCGGGGGAGCCGCTCGGCGACCTGGTCCGCGCCGAAGCGGCCGATGAGGGTGATGCGGCCGGGGATGCCCTGGGGGTTGAGGACGTCCATCAACCGGAGGACCTCGTCGGGCTCCATGGTGGGGCCGCACTTGATGCCAATGGGGTTCTGGATGCCGCGCATGAACTCCACGTGGCCGCCGTCGAGCTGGCGGGTGCGCTCGCCAATCCACAGCATGTGCGCGGAGGTGTCGTACCAGCCGCTGCCGTCGGGCTCGGCGCGCGTCATGGCCTGCTCCACGTTGAGGAGCAGGGCCTCATGGCTGGTGAAGAAGTCCACGGCGTTGGCGCCGTGGCGCGGCTCCGGGCTGACGCCCAGGGCGTTCATGAACGACAGCGATTCCAGGATGCGGTCCGCCAGCAGGCGGTTGATGCCGCCCTGGGGCCAGCGGTGGGGCTCGGAGAGCTCCTCGTAGCCCCGCTGCGCGAAGGCGCGCAGGAGGTTCAGCGTGGCGGAGGACTGGTGGTAG
Proteins encoded in this window:
- the mxcK gene encoding myxochelin export MFS transporter MxcK; its protein translation is MTASFSPRQERLLILLLAGVQFTHLLDFMIVLPLGPEFMRLFNLSAAQFGTLVSSYTLASAAMGVLGLAWVDRFGRRSTLLAILGGFITATLACGAAQSHAWLLMARSIAGGCAGLMGAVIMSILADTIPGERRGRAIGTVMSSLGLSAVAGVPLSLGMANLLGWRAPFWAIGMLGALLWCGLFAVLPRLDAHVSSGPERQGPPVTALFTPGFALGWLLTFSVAFSSFLLIPYLSAFMVGNLGLKQTDLPWVYLAGGAATLLAARQVGRWVDRFGPARVLAALLVGTMVPHLGFSHLPASPLPVVMVAFVLFMSMTSTRPIPTLALISAKVPPPLRGRYMAMNMAASDGASGLAAWASGMLLVTAPGGALVGFGTAGWLAVGVTTVSLVILWTFGRGAVPLSAAPSSP
- a CDS encoding class II 3-deoxy-7-phosphoheptulonate synthase; translated protein: MTNRTWTPDSWRHKPVKYMPEDYPDAQALAHTEAELSRLPPLVFAEETRRLRSRLARVAEGKAILLQGGDCAESFKEFTTDNIRDTYRLLLQMAMVLTFAGGRPVVKVGRIAGQFAKPRSSPTETVDGVTLPSYRGDIINGMEFDAQARTPDPRRLLKAYHQSSATLNLLRAFAQRGYEELSEPHRWPQGGINRLLADRILESLSFMNALGVSPEPRHGANAVDFFTSHEALLLNVEQAMTRAEPDGSGWYDTSAHMLWIGERTRQLDGGHVEFMRGIQNPIGIKCGPTMEPDEVLRLMDVLNPQGIPGRITLIGRFGADQVAERLPRLMAATRRDGRPVIWSIDPMHGNTHKAGNGYKTRSFDRILTEVCGFMDAAAAEGVHPGGLHLEMTGQNVTECLGGPQPVTEDDLCSRYHTHCDPRLNADQALQLAFLVAESMPSVRSHEARAA